A window from Vulpes vulpes isolate BD-2025 chromosome 9, VulVul3, whole genome shotgun sequence encodes these proteins:
- the MON1A gene encoding vacuolar fusion protein MON1 homolog A, with amino-acid sequence MAADMQRKRSSECPDGTLAPSDGQSMERAESPTPGLAQGMEPGAGQEGAMFVHARSYEDLTESEDGAASGDSPKEGAGGPPPLPADMRQISQDFSELSTQLTGVARDLQEEMLPGSSEDWPESSGAAGQPATEPPREGTGEGDEEEAAEAWRLHQKHVFVLSEAGKPVYSRYGSEEALSSTMGVMVALVSFLEADKNAIRSIHADGYKVVFVRRSPLVLVAVARTRQSAQELAQELLYIYYQILSLLTGAQLSHIFQQKQNYDLRRLLSGSERITDNLLQLMARDPSFLMGAARCLPLAAAVRDAVSASLQQARARSLVFSILLARNQLVALVRRKDQFLHPIDLHLLFNLISSSSSFREGEAWTPVCLPKFNAAGFFHAHISYLEPDTDLCLLLVSTDREDFFAVSDCRRRFQERLRKRGAHLALREALRTPYYSVAQVGIPDLRHFLYKSKSSGLFTSPEIEAPYTSEEEQERLLGLYQYLHSRAHNASRPLKTIYYTGPNENLLAWVTGAFELYMCYSPLGTKASAVSAIHKLMRWIRKEEDRLFILTPLTY; translated from the exons ATGGCTGCTGacatgcagaggaagagaagcagcgAATGCCCTGATGGCACATTGGCTCCTTCTGATGGGCAGAGTATGGAGAGAGCTGAGAGCCCCACACCAGGACTGGCTCAGGGAATGGAGCCAG GTGCCGGGCAGGAGGGTGCCATGTTCGTCCATGCCCGTTCCTACGAAGACCTGACAGAATCGGAGGATGGGGCAGCTTCTGGAGACAGCCCCAAGGAGGGTGCTGGGGGTCCCCCACCATTGCCTGCAGACATGCGCCAGATCAGCCAGGACTTCAGTGAGCTGAGCACCCAGCTGACAGGTGTGGCCCGAGACCTGCAGGAGGAGATGCTGCCAGGAAGCTCTGAGGACTGGCCAGAGTCTTCAGGGGCAGCTGGGCAGCCAGCCACAGAACCCCCCAGGGAGGGGACAGGCgagggggatgaggaggaggcTGCTGAGGCATGGCGACTGCACCAGAAGCATGTCTTTGTGCTGAGCGAGGCGGGGAAGCCTGTGTACTCCCGCTATGGGTCAGAGGAGGCACTTTCCAGCACCATGGGTGTCATGGTGGCCCTGGTGTCCTTCCTGGAGGCAGACAAGAATGCCATTCGTTCTATCCATGCAG ATGGCTACAAGGTAGTATTCGTGCGCCGGAGCCCACTGGTGCTGGTGGCAGTGGCGCGCACAAGGCAGTCGGCGCAGGAACTGGCGCAGGAGCTGCTCTACATCTACTACCAGATCCTGAGCCTTCTTACGGGCGCGCAGCTGAGCCACATCTTCCAGCAGAAGCAGAACTACGACCTGCGGCGCCTGCTCTCGGGCTCGGAGCGCATCACCGACAACCTGCTGCAGCTCATGGCGCGAGACCCCAGCTTCCTCATGGGGGCGGCGCGGTGCCTGCCCCTGGCGGCGGCGGTGCGCGACGCGGTGAGTGCCAGCCTGCAGCAGGCGCGTGCGCGCAGCCTTGTCTTCTCCATCCTGTTGGCGCGCAACCAGCTCGTGGCGCTAGTGCGCCGCAAGGACCAATTCCTGCATCCCATCGACCTGCACCTGCTTTTCAACCTCATAAGTTCCTCCTCGTCCTTCCGTGAGGGCGAGGCCTGGACGCCCGTGTGCCTGCCCAAATTTAATGCAGCCGGCTTCTTCCACGCACACATCTCTTACCTGGAGCCTGACACCGATCTCTGCCTGCTGCTCGTCTCCACCGACCGCGAGGACTTCTTTGCAGTCTCTGACTGCCGCCGCCGCTTTCAGGAGCGCCTGCGGAAGCGCGGAGCCCACCTGGCGCTGCGGGAGGCACTGCGCACACCCTACTACAGTGTTGCTCAAGTGGGCATCCCTGACCTACGCCACTTCCTCTATAAGTCAAAGAGCTCAGGACTCTTCACCAG CCCTGAGATTGAGGCCCCGTACACGAGTGAAGAGGAGCAGGAGCGGCTGCTGGGCCTCTACCAGTACCTGCACAGCCGAGCCCACAATGCCTCCCGCCCACTCAAGACCATCTACTACACAGGCCCCAATGAGAACCTCCTGGCCTGG GTAACAGGTGCCTTTGAGCTCTACATGTGCTACAGCCCCCTGGGGACCAAGGCATCGGCCGTCAGTGCCATCCATAAGCTGATGCGCTGGATCCGCAAAGAAGAAGACCGCCTCTTCATCCTCACGCCCCTCACTTATTGA